The window CACCTCGGGCAACCTGGTGACGGTCAAGTTCCCGGCCACCAACGCCCGGTACGTGCGGGCCGACATCTCCGCGAACAGCGCCGCCTCCGCCGGTCAGCTCGCCGAGCTGGAGGTCCACCCGGCGGCGGTGTCGAACGTCAACCTCGCCGCCGCGGCAGCGGTGGTGTCGTTGACCGCGAGCAGCTTCTCCGACGTCTACGGGGCGGGCAACGCCGGTGACGGCAACGCCAACACCTACTGGGAGAGCGCGAACAACGCGTTCCCGCAGTGGATCCAGGCCGACCTCGGTTCCGCCGTGGCGGTGAACCGGGTGGTGCTGAAGCTGCCGCCGGCCTCCGCCTGGGCGACCCGTACGCAGACGCTCAGCGTGCAGGGCAGCAACAACAGCGGTGGCCCGTTCTCCACCATCGTCGCGTCGGCCGGTTACACCTTCAACCCGGCCTCCGCCAACACCGTGACGATCAACTTCAACCAGACCACCACCCGGTACGTCCGGTTGAACATCACCGGGAACACCGGTTGGCCGGCCGGTCAGCTCTCGGAGTTCGAGGTCTACGGGCCGACCGAGGGCGACACCCAGGCACCGTCGGCGCCGGGAAGCCTGGCGTACACCCAGCCGGGGTCGGGTCAGATCCGGTTGACCTGGAACGCCTCCACCGACAACGTCGGGGTGACCGGGTACGACATCTACGCCAACGGGACGCTGCGCACCAGCGTTGCCGGGAACGTGCTGACGTACACGGACAGCCAGCCGGCGACGGCGACGGTCGCGTACTACGTACGGGCCAAGGACGCGGCGGGCAACCAGTCCGGCAACAGCAACACGGTCACCCGTACCGGCACGCCGGGCGGGGACACGCAGGCGCCGACCACGCCGGGCACGCTGTCGTTCACCGAGCCGGGTTCGGGTCAGATCCGACTGGCGTGGGGTGCCTCCTCGGACAACACCGCCGTGACCGGGTACGACATCTACGCCAACGGAACGGTGCGGGCGAGCGTGGCCGGGAACGTGTTGACGTACACGGACAGCCAGCCGGCGACCGCGACGGTCGCGTACTACGTACGGGCGAAGGACGCGGCGGGCAACGTCTCCGGCAACAGCAACACGGTCACCCGTACCGGCACCAACCCCGGCGGGTCGAACCTGGCCGTCGGCAAGCCGGTCACCGCGTCGGGCTCGATCTTCACCTTCGTGCCCACCAACGCGAACGACAACAGCACCGCGACCTACTGGGAGGGGAACAACTACCCGAGCGTGCTGACCGTGGCGCTGGGGGCCAACGCGAGCGTCAGCTCGGTCGTGGTGAAGCTCAACCCGGACAGCTCGTGGGGTCCGCGTACGCAGACCATCCAGGTGCTCGGGCGTGAGCAGAGCAGCAGCACGTTCACCAGCCTGGCCGCCGCGCAGTCGTACAGCTTCAACCCGTCCACCGGCAACACGGTGACCATCCCGGTCAGCGCCACGGTCGCGGACGTCCGGCTCCAGATCACCACGAACTCCGGCGCTCCGGCTGGACAGGTGGCGGAGTTCCAGATCATCGGCGTACCCGCGCCGAACCCGGACCTGACCATCACCGGCATGTCGTTCACCCCGGCCTCGCCGGTGGAGACCGACGCGGTCACCCTGTCGGCGACCGTCCGCAACGGCGGGTCCGCGGCCTCCGCGGCCACCAACGTCAACTTCTACCTGGGTACGACGTTGGCCGGGACCGCGTCGGTCGGCGCGCTGGCGGCGGGTGCCACCAGCACGGTGACCGCGAACGTCGGTCCGCGCGACGCGGGTACGTACCCGGTGAGCGCCAAGGTCGACGAGGCCAACACGGTGATCGAGCAGAACGACGCGAACAACAGCTACACCAACCCGTCGTCGCTGGTCGTCGCGCAGGTGGCCAGTTCCGACCTGGTGGCGAACGTGAGCTGGTCGCCGAGCAACCCGGCGGCCGGTAGCACGGTCACCTTCACGGTGGCGATCAAGAACCAGGGGACGATCGCTTCCGCCGGTGGTGCCCACGGCATCACGCTCACCGTGGTCAACCCGGCCAACGGTGCCGTGGTCCGTACGCTGACCGGCTCGTACACCGGTGCGATCGCGGCCGGTGCCACCACCGCCCCGGTCAACCTCGGCACCTGGACCGCCGTCAACGGCAGGTACGACGTCCGGGTGGTGCTCGCCGACGACGCGAACGAGTTGCCGGTGAAGCGCACCAACAACACCAGCGTCACCGGGTTCTTCTCCGGTCGTGGGGCGAACCTGCCGTACGAGATGTACGAGGCCGAGGACGGCGTGGTCGGCGGCGGGGCCCAGGTCGTCGGGCCGAACCGGATCATCGGCGACCTGGCCGGTGAGGCGTCCGGACGTCGGGCGGTCACCCTGAACTCGACCGGCAACTTCGTCGAGTTCACCACCAAGGCCAGCACGAACACGCTGGTCACCCGCTTCTCCATCCCGGACGCGCCGGGCGGTGGCGGGATCAACTCGACGATCAACGTCTACGTCAA of the Micromonospora sp. NBC_01796 genome contains:
- a CDS encoding galactose-binding domain-containing protein, which gives rise to MRTNPVPWRPLAAILATGMVAALAPAIPASAAPADQASATNLAAGKAAAATSASTGHAAANIKDGDQASYWQGTGAFPQAAAVDLGSSTSIDRVTLKLPKGWAKRTQTLALQGSPDGTSYSTIVGSASYTFSPTSGNLVTVKFPATNARYVRADISANSAASAGQLAELEVHPAAVSNVNLAAAAAVVSLTASSFSDVYGAGNAGDGNANTYWESANNAFPQWIQADLGSAVAVNRVVLKLPPASAWATRTQTLSVQGSNNSGGPFSTIVASAGYTFNPASANTVTINFNQTTTRYVRLNITGNTGWPAGQLSEFEVYGPTEGDTQAPSAPGSLAYTQPGSGQIRLTWNASTDNVGVTGYDIYANGTLRTSVAGNVLTYTDSQPATATVAYYVRAKDAAGNQSGNSNTVTRTGTPGGDTQAPTTPGTLSFTEPGSGQIRLAWGASSDNTAVTGYDIYANGTVRASVAGNVLTYTDSQPATATVAYYVRAKDAAGNVSGNSNTVTRTGTNPGGSNLAVGKPVTASGSIFTFVPTNANDNSTATYWEGNNYPSVLTVALGANASVSSVVVKLNPDSSWGPRTQTIQVLGREQSSSTFTSLAAAQSYSFNPSTGNTVTIPVSATVADVRLQITTNSGAPAGQVAEFQIIGVPAPNPDLTITGMSFTPASPVETDAVTLSATVRNGGSAASAATNVNFYLGTTLAGTASVGALAAGATSTVTANVGPRDAGTYPVSAKVDEANTVIEQNDANNSYTNPSSLVVAQVASSDLVANVSWSPSNPAAGSTVTFTVAIKNQGTIASAGGAHGITLTVVNPANGAVVRTLTGSYTGAIAAGATTAPVNLGTWTAVNGRYDVRVVLADDANELPVKRTNNTSVTGFFSGRGANLPYEMYEAEDGVVGGGAQVVGPNRIIGDLAGEASGRRAVTLNSTGNFVEFTTKASTNTLVTRFSIPDAPGGGGINSTINVYVNNVFHKAIPLTSKYIWLYGAEASPGNSPSAGSPRHIYDEANIFLDATIPAGSKIKLQKDAANTTTYAIDFINTELVTAAGNPDPARYAVPAGFTHQDVQNALDRARQDANLIGVYLPAGTYPTQSKFQVYGKALQVVGAGPWYTRFAAPTGQENTDVGFRAEASANGSTFAGFSYFGNYTSRNDGPGKVFDLSRTSNMTFDNIWVEHQMCMFWGLGVTNTTIKNSRIRNTYADGLNMTNSSNNNLISNVEGRTNGDDAFALFSAIDGGGGANTGNVFENLTATLTWRAAGLAVYGGQNNVFRNLYIADMLTYSGITVSSLDFGYPFIGFGPGYTTIENASIVRAGGHFWGSQTFPAIWMFAASKEFRAIRINNVDIVDPTYHGIMFQSNYSGGQATQAVTDTVFTNISISGAQKSGDAFDAKSGFGIWANELPEPGQGPAVGSATFNNLRFSNNFQNIRNTTSTFTITVNP